In Gammaproteobacteria bacterium, a single window of DNA contains:
- a CDS encoding PA0069 family radical SAM protein, producing the protein MPGRNQVNVAAGPQKGRGAIGNPRGRFDAITRERVDDGWEQDGAAPARALQELLPEQARTIIARNSSPDVPFSQSINPYRGCEHGCIYCYARPTHAYIDLSPGLDFERRIRFKQNAPELLERELAHPRYRCEPIMLGANTDPYQPAEAGLGITRRLLEVCLKHSQPVCVITKSALVLRDADLLEELARRRLCHAHISVTTLDDALKRKLEPRTASGRARLRVVADLAARGIAVGVLVAPVIPLINDAGIEAILEYAAQAGARRAAWILLRLPHEVGPLFREWLATHYPERAEHVMSLIRQSREGRENDSRFGSRMRGSGPYADLIGQRFKLAARRFGLNDANWPALDTGQFAAVHNPPPQLLLF; encoded by the coding sequence ATGCCCGGGAGGAATCAGGTGAACGTTGCAGCGGGACCACAAAAGGGTCGTGGCGCCATCGGCAATCCCCGGGGGCGCTTCGACGCCATTACGCGCGAGCGCGTCGATGACGGATGGGAGCAGGATGGAGCCGCGCCGGCGCGTGCGCTCCAGGAACTGCTCCCGGAGCAGGCGCGCACCATCATCGCGCGCAACAGCTCGCCCGACGTTCCGTTCAGCCAGTCGATAAACCCCTATCGCGGTTGTGAGCACGGCTGTATCTACTGCTACGCGCGTCCGACCCACGCGTATATCGACCTGTCGCCGGGGCTCGATTTCGAACGCCGTATCCGGTTCAAGCAGAACGCACCCGAATTGCTCGAACGTGAACTCGCGCATCCGCGTTATCGCTGCGAGCCGATCATGCTCGGCGCCAACACCGATCCCTACCAACCGGCGGAGGCCGGACTCGGCATTACCCGGCGTTTGCTGGAAGTGTGCCTGAAGCATTCGCAGCCAGTTTGCGTGATCACCAAGTCGGCGCTGGTGCTGCGCGATGCGGACCTGCTCGAGGAACTGGCACGCCGCAGGCTTTGCCATGCCCATATCAGCGTCACCACGCTCGATGACGCATTGAAAAGAAAACTCGAACCGCGCACGGCTTCGGGCAGGGCACGCCTGCGCGTCGTGGCGGATCTCGCCGCGCGCGGTATCGCGGTAGGTGTGCTGGTGGCGCCGGTCATTCCGCTGATCAATGACGCCGGGATCGAGGCCATTCTCGAGTACGCTGCACAAGCCGGTGCGCGTCGTGCCGCCTGGATCCTGCTGCGGCTGCCACACGAAGTCGGACCGCTGTTTCGCGAGTGGCTCGCCACGCACTATCCAGAGCGCGCGGAGCATGTGATGAGCCTGATCCGCCAGAGCCGCGAGGGGCGCGAGAACGACTCGCGTTTTGGCTCGCGAATGCGCGGTTCGGGCCCCTACGCCGACTTGATCGGACAGCGCTTCAAGCTGGCCGCGCGGCGTTTTGGCTTGAATGATGCAAACTGGCCGGCACTCGATACCGGCCAGTTTGCCGCGGTCCACAACCCGCCGCCCCAGCTTCTGCTGTTCTGA
- the msrB gene encoding peptide-methionine (R)-S-oxide reductase MsrB: protein MNRRKVLSGSLKLLAASLLPSIPRTVLAFDKLAKSNAEWRALLPAPAYRVLFEEATEPARSSPLDEEKRAGTFVCAACYLPLFDSEKKYESGTGWPSFFDVRADAIGTRTDYRLILPRTEYHCARCGGHQGHVFKDGPPPTGLRYCNNGLALRFVPAADALPELRT from the coding sequence ATGAATCGACGCAAGGTATTGAGCGGGTCGCTGAAGTTGCTGGCGGCGAGTCTGCTGCCGTCAATCCCGAGAACCGTGCTGGCCTTCGACAAGCTCGCCAAGTCGAACGCGGAATGGCGTGCCCTGCTGCCCGCGCCAGCCTACCGTGTGTTGTTCGAGGAGGCGACCGAGCCGGCGCGAAGCAGCCCGCTCGATGAGGAGAAGCGCGCCGGAACCTTTGTCTGCGCGGCCTGTTACCTGCCGTTGTTCGACAGCGAGAAGAAGTACGAGAGCGGCACCGGTTGGCCCAGTTTTTTCGATGTGCGCGCAGACGCGATCGGCACCCGGACCGATTACCGGCTGATCTTGCCGCGAACCGAGTACCATTGCGCGCGTTGCGGCGGGCACCAGGGACATGTGTTCAAGGACGGCCCGCCACCGACCGGGCTGCGTTATTGCAACAACGGGCTTGCGCTGCGCTTCGTGCCCGCCGCCGACGCCCTGCCGGAGTTACGCACATGA
- the alr gene encoding alanine racemase has product MALKIEAHIHLDNLRHNLECVRRLAPRSQLLAVVKADAYGHDLRGLLPALDAADAFAVAHIDEAMELREQTTRPIVILEGFLDRAEWQLCRTHALTPVLHQPEQLALFGHEPPAADFGAWIKIDTGMNRLGFAPAQLAAVRQRLLDAQATTRLVAMTHFARSEEAAHPLTVAQIERFDSANATACLPASIANSGGIIGWPASHRDWVRPGLMLYGVTPIAGYRELRPVMTLTARVIALRDVPAGAAVGYNGRWVAPHDTRIATISAGYADGYPTQVPDGTPVLINGRMARLAGRPSMDMITVDVGELPDVRIGDAAVLWGEGLPVETIAAHAGTIAYQLLTGVSKRVTRICL; this is encoded by the coding sequence ATGGCGCTAAAGATCGAAGCCCACATCCATCTCGACAACCTGCGGCATAACCTCGAGTGTGTACGTCGCCTGGCACCGCGCAGCCAGTTGCTGGCCGTGGTCAAGGCCGATGCCTACGGCCACGACCTGCGCGGCCTGCTGCCGGCACTCGATGCAGCCGACGCGTTTGCGGTGGCGCATATCGACGAAGCCATGGAACTGCGCGAGCAAACCACGCGTCCGATCGTGATCCTCGAGGGCTTCCTGGACCGCGCCGAGTGGCAGCTCTGCCGCACCCATGCACTGACGCCAGTACTGCACCAGCCCGAGCAACTGGCGTTGTTCGGACACGAACCCCCGGCGGCGGATTTCGGCGCATGGATCAAGATCGACACCGGCATGAACCGGCTCGGCTTTGCGCCCGCGCAACTCGCCGCGGTGCGCCAGCGGCTGCTCGACGCCCAGGCGACAACCCGGCTGGTGGCGATGACGCATTTCGCACGCTCCGAGGAAGCTGCTCACCCGCTGACCGTGGCCCAGATCGAGCGCTTCGACAGCGCCAATGCAACGGCGTGCCTGCCGGCCAGCATTGCCAACTCGGGCGGCATCATCGGCTGGCCCGCAAGTCATCGTGACTGGGTGCGCCCGGGCCTGATGCTCTACGGTGTCACCCCGATTGCCGGCTACCGCGAATTGCGTCCGGTGATGACGCTGACCGCGCGGGTGATCGCCTTGCGCGATGTGCCCGCAGGTGCGGCGGTGGGCTACAACGGGCGTTGGGTCGCACCGCATGACACCCGTATCGCGACGATCAGTGCAGGGTATGCTGACGGTTATCCGACCCAGGTGCCCGACGGGACGCCGGTATTGATCAATGGCCGCATGGCACGGCTGGCTGGCCGACCCTCGATGGACATGATCACGGTCGATGTCGGCGAGTTGCCCGATGTGCGTATCGGTGATGCTGCCGTGTTGTGGGGAGAGGGTTTGCCGGTCGAGACCATCGCCGCTCATGCCGGAACCATCGCCTATCAGCTGCTCACCGGCGTCAGCAAACGGGTCACCCGGATCTGCCTGTAG
- a CDS encoding DUF2442 domain-containing protein — MKSAPRGQSISEAEVTNVSVHGFWLLLTEEELFVPFAHFPWFRNATFGAITRVEWPSPNHLYWPDLDIDLAVESLRHPERFPLVSKVDA; from the coding sequence ATGAAATCCGCGCCGCGTGGGCAAAGCATTTCGGAGGCTGAAGTTACAAACGTATCGGTTCACGGCTTTTGGTTGCTGCTCACTGAGGAAGAACTGTTTGTTCCATTTGCACATTTCCCCTGGTTTCGGAACGCTACTTTCGGTGCCATCACGCGCGTTGAATGGCCGTCTCCAAACCACTTGTACTGGCCGGACCTGGACATCGACCTGGCCGTTGAATCGCTCCGTCATCCAGAGAGATTCCCTCTGGTATCCAAAGTTGACGCATAA
- the msrA gene encoding peptide-methionine (S)-S-oxide reductase MsrA, with protein sequence MSLLRILVLGLAAAFAVVPAIAEEKLVEAPATAVFAGGCFWCMEADFEKLPGVIAVESGYSGGHTANPDYKTVGSGDTGHAESVRVHYDPGVVSYARLLDYFWRHIDPTVADRQFCDIGSQYRAVIFYADEAQHQAAESSKAALLASGRFKQIRTEIVPAAEFFVAEDYHQDYYKKNPLR encoded by the coding sequence ATGAGCCTGTTGCGGATACTCGTCCTCGGGCTCGCCGCAGCTTTTGCGGTGGTCCCGGCGATTGCCGAGGAGAAACTGGTGGAGGCGCCTGCCACGGCGGTGTTCGCCGGTGGCTGCTTCTGGTGCATGGAGGCCGACTTCGAGAAATTGCCGGGTGTGATTGCCGTTGAGTCGGGCTACAGCGGCGGGCATACCGCGAACCCGGACTACAAGACGGTGGGCAGCGGCGATACCGGCCATGCCGAGAGCGTGCGCGTGCATTACGATCCGGGTGTCGTGAGCTACGCTCGACTGCTCGATTATTTCTGGCGTCATATCGATCCGACCGTTGCGGATCGCCAGTTCTGCGATATCGGCAGCCAGTATCGCGCCGTAATTTTCTACGCCGATGAAGCGCAACACCAGGCGGCCGAGAGCAGCAAGGCTGCGCTGCTCGCTTCGGGCCGCTTCAAGCAAATCCGCACCGAAATCGTGCCCGCCGCGGAGTTCTTCGTGGCCGAGGACTATCACCAGGACTACTACAAGAAAAATCCATTGCGCTAG
- a CDS encoding DUF4160 domain-containing protein, which yields MSPTVFRKGGFRFYFFSREEPRIHVHVHCADGEAKFRLEPQVGLAQNPGLNDRQLRAVQSLIEAHEHEIRAAWAKHFGG from the coding sequence ATGAGTCCAACAGTTTTTCGCAAAGGCGGATTCCGGTTCTACTTCTTCTCGCGCGAAGAGCCCCGCATACACGTCCACGTGCACTGCGCAGACGGAGAGGCAAAGTTCCGGCTTGAGCCTCAAGTCGGACTGGCGCAGAATCCTGGCTTAAACGACCGCCAGCTTCGGGCTGTGCAGTCACTCATTGAGGCACACGAGCATGAAATCCGCGCCGCGTGGGCAAAGCATTTCGGAGGCTGA
- a CDS encoding glutaredoxin family protein translates to MTLHRAVVAMLFTLLLPGFSVAEQAPSDTYSPGAEEVPRVEFYSSAGCGYCRALRTYLQARGISYREHNINEALATREAFYAMGGQGTPLVVIGSRRIHGFDPFAIEAALAAELDP, encoded by the coding sequence ATGACGTTGCACAGGGCCGTGGTCGCGATGCTGTTCACGCTGCTTCTGCCGGGATTTTCCGTCGCGGAACAGGCCCCTTCCGATACTTATTCACCGGGCGCTGAGGAGGTGCCGCGGGTCGAATTCTACAGCTCGGCGGGATGCGGTTACTGCCGTGCACTACGCACCTATCTCCAGGCTCGCGGCATCAGTTATCGCGAGCACAATATCAATGAAGCACTCGCGACGCGCGAGGCGTTCTACGCCATGGGCGGCCAGGGCACGCCGCTCGTGGTGATCGGGAGTCGCAGGATCCACGGTTTTGATCCGTTCGCAATCGAGGCGGCGCTCGCAGCGGAGCTCGATCCCTGA